One genomic window of Solanum stenotomum isolate F172 chromosome 9, ASM1918654v1, whole genome shotgun sequence includes the following:
- the LOC125875817 gene encoding probable receptor-like protein kinase At2g42960, with protein MSSGDLKSELSRKTSFLGLKLWVVMGLCVGVFIVGILCMLSIWVTCRRKSRRTLDGYSHCQIPNVSKDIKVDRVGAANVHDHPESLFLTIHDKSNETTSEKMLVHLGRSKSSDADNISQCSSIYHHERGFSSQSGEEGSSGTVRKQPSYGIAMPSPLIGLPEVSQLGWGHWFTLRDLELATNRFSAENVLGEGGYGVVYKGRLINGTEVAVKKLLNNLGQAEKEFRVEVEAIGHVRHKNLVRLLGYCIEGVHRMLVYEYVNNGNLEQWLHGAMRHHGTLTWEARVKVLLGTAKALAYLHEAIEPKVIHRDIKSSNILIDDVFNAKVSDFGLAKLLDSGESHITTRVMGTFGYVAPEYANTGLLNEKSDIYSFGVLVLEAVTGRDPVDYSRPANEVNLVEWLKMMVGNRRAEEVVDSDIEVRPSTRALKRALLVALRCVDPDSEKRPRMSQVVRMLETEEVPYREDRRNRRSRTASMEIESVKESCSSSADVESKVGRADSSTFDTILG; from the exons ATGTCTTCTGGGGACTTGAAAAGTGAATTGTCTAGGAAGACATCATTTTTGGGTCTCAAACTATGGGTTGTAATGGGCTTATGTGTTGGTGTATTTATCGTCGGGATACTATGTATGTTATCGATATGGGTAACATGTAGGAGAAAATCTAGAAGAACGTTGGACGGGTATTCGCATTGCCAAATACCCAATGTTTCCAAGGATATTAAGGTTGATAGAGTAGGTGCTGCGAATGTCCATGATCATCCTGAAAGCTTGTTTCTGACTATTCATGATAAATCAAATGAAACAACGTCGGAGAAGATGTTAGTCCATTTGGGTAGGAGCAAATCAAGTGATGCTGATAACATCAGCCAATGTAGTTCAATATATCATCATGAAAGGGGCTTTAGTTCACAGTCAGGGGAAGAGGGAAGTTCAGGGACAGTGAGGAAACAACCATCTTATGGAATTGCAATGCCTTCTCCTTTGATTGGCTTGCCAGAAGTCTCACAGCTCGGGTGGGGCCATTGGTTCACGCTAAGAGATCTTGAACTTGCAACAAATCGTTTCTCTGCCGAGAATGTGCTTGGTGAAGGTGGATATGGTGTGGTTTATAAAGGAAGGTTGATCAATGGTACAGAAGTCGCCGTAAAGAAGCTCCTAAATAATCT TGGCCAAGCTGAGAAAGAGTTTCGGGTTGAAGTAGAGGCAATTGGTCATGTTAGACACAAGAATCTAGTGCGTCTTCTTGGTTATTGCATTGAAGGTGTTCACAG GATGCTGGTTTATGAGTATGTCAATAATGGAAACTTGGAGCAGTGGCTGCATGGAGCTATGAGACATCACGGTACACTTACATGGGAAGCCCGTGTGAAGGTTCTCCTTGGTACTGCAAAAGC GCTTGCTTACCTGCATGAAGCCATAGAACCTAAAGTAATCCACCGAGACATTAAGTCTAGTAATATCTTGATTGATGACGTGTTCAATGCCAAGGTCTCTGATTTTGGATTGGCAAAACTCTTAGACTCAGGAGAGAGCCACATCACCACCAGAGTCATGGGCACATTTGG ATACGTGGCTCCAGAATATGCTAATACTGGATTGTTAAATGAGAAGAGCGATATTTACAGTTTTGGCGTTCTAGTGCTAGAAGCAGTGACTGGTAGAGATCCTGTGGACTACAGCCGTCCTGCTAATGAG GTTAATCTTGTTGAATGGCTCAAAATGATGGTTGGAAATCGGAGGGCCGAGGAAGTTGTGGATTCTGACATTGAAGTTAGGCCTAGTACTCGTGCTTTGAAACGGGCGCTTCTGGTTGCACTTAGATGTGTTGATCCTGATTCAGAAAAACGACCCCGAATGAGCCAAGTAGTTAGAATGCTTGAAACTGAAGAAGTTCCGTATCGCGAG GATCGACGAAACAGGAGAAGTAGAACAGCCAGCATGGAAATAGAATCAGTAAAGGAAAGTTGCAGCAGCTCAGCTGATGTGGAAAGCAAGGTGGGGAGAGCAGATAGCAGCACATTTGATACAATTCTTGGATAG